The genomic segment GGCTGCCGTGGCGTCGTCGTACTGCTTGCCCCGCGGCCAGCGGATCGCGGTGGGGTCGGCCGTCTCGGCGGCCCGGGTCCGGCGCACCAGCTCGGCCGGGTCGGCGGCGGCGAGGTCGAGCAGGGCCGGCCAGGTCAGCTCGCCGAACTCGACGAGCCGGGTCGCGCCGTCGGTGGCGAGCAGCACCCCGTCGACGCCGGCCACCGGGGTGCTGCCGGTCAGCGCCTCCCGGGCGGCGGCCGGATCCGTTGCGGCGACCCAGAACCCGCCCGGCCGGTTCAGCTTGGCCGAGCGGGCCGCGCTGCCGGCCCGGTCGCGTTCGGCGCGCGCCGGACTGTCCAGCGGGATCGCCGGTCCGGGCAGCCGGACGGCGGCGATCCGGTCGTCGGACACCACCTGGATGCCGCGGCCCGCGCCCCGCCGGTCGAACACCACCGACGAGTCGGACAGCACCAGGTGGTCGAGCACGTCACCGCGCTGCCGCAGCATCGTCACGGTGCAGGCGGGTGTATCCACATTGGACAGATCGCACTCGTCCCGGTGCACCGCGGTGACCGCCTCGATCGCGCCGGCCAGCGCGTCCCGCAACGTCTCGCGCGCATCCGCGGCGCGGGCGAGCAGCTCGTCCGCGAGCGACCGCACGTACCACGGGACGCCGTGCCGGCAGCCACGCCGCAGCTCGCCGCCGATGCTGTCCGGCACGCCGCAACCGTCCAGGACCACCACCACTTCACCCCGGTGCGCCAGGAGGTCCTCGTTCGGCTTCCCCGGCCGCGGCTCGCTCACACCCGTCACCCGCATGCCCCCAGCCTATGCGGTACCGCTGTCGCCGGCCGGAAGGTGGAGGTTCTCACACCGCGGCGGCGATCTGCCGCTCTCGCACTAGATTGGGCGTTCGTGAAGGCTGTCCCGGTGCCCCGTCGGTACGTGGCGGTCATCGCGCTCGGCACCCTGCTGAACCCGCTGAACTCGTCGATGATCGCGGTCGCGCTCGTCTCGTTGCAGCACGCGTTCGGCGTCGGTTTCGGCACCGCGAGCTGGCTGGTGTCCGGCTTCTACCTGGCGGCCTGCGTCGGGCAGCCGCTGATGGGGCGGGTCGCCGACCGGTTCGGCCCTCGCCGGGTGTACTGCCTGGGTCTCGCGGTGGTGTGCGTGGCGAGCGCGCTCGCCCCGTTCGCGCCGGGCTTCGGCGTGGTGCTGGGCTGCCGGATCCTGCAGGCCGTCGGTACCTCGGCGGCGTTCCCGGCTGGGCTGGCGTTGATCCGCCGGGCCACCGGTACCGGGGCACCGCCGGCGGGTGCGCTGGGCACCATCGCGGTGGCCAATTCGGCGTCGGCCGGCTTCGGCCCGGTACTCGGCGGTTTCCTGGTG from the Actinocatenispora thailandica genome contains:
- a CDS encoding protein phosphatase 2C domain-containing protein, whose protein sequence is MRVTGVSEPRPGKPNEDLLAHRGEVVVVLDGCGVPDSIGGELRRGCRHGVPWYVRSLADELLARAADARETLRDALAGAIEAVTAVHRDECDLSNVDTPACTVTMLRQRGDVLDHLVLSDSSVVFDRRGAGRGIQVVSDDRIAAVRLPGPAIPLDSPARAERDRAGSAARSAKLNRPGGFWVAATDPAAAREALTGSTPVAGVDGVLLATDGATRLVEFGELTWPALLDLAAADPAELVRRTRAAETADPTAIRWPRGKQYDDATAAWCTFV